The Aphanothece sacrum FPU1 nucleotide sequence CAAAGATTTACAAAAAAGAGGCATGAAAAAAGCAATTTTTGCTGGTTATCCTATTATGGATGTTCTTACTCCTACTGGACAAGATTTAGGGTTAAAACCTAATTCTCCTGTGATAGCTTTATTGCCAGGAAGTCGTTTACCAGAAGCTCTTGATAATTTAACATTACAACTTAGGGTTTGTCAAATATTGGATCAATTAGAAGAATTTCAATTTCGAGTAGCTTTAGTTCCTAGTATTACAGAAACTCAGTTAGAAGGTTTAGCCAATCAACAGGGATGGGATTATTATTCTCCAGGTAAATTAATAAAAAAAGAAGATAATAAAACAATAATTGTTGACTGTTATTATCATGCTTTTGCTGATATTTTAGATCACTGTGATTTAGCCATAGGAATGGCTGGAACTGCTGTTGAACAAGTAGTAGGGTTAGGTAAACCTGTCATTCAGTTGCCAGGAAAAGGACCTCAATTCACTTATGCGTTTGCTGAAGCACAAATGAGATTATTAGGAACTTCGGTAATAACTATTGGTAAAAATCCTAATAATCCTGCTATATTTAATCAAGCTGCTCACAAAATTCAAGAAGTTTTAAAAGATACTAATTATTTAAAGAACTGTATTAAAAATGGGGATGAACGAGTAGGAAAAAAAGGCGGTTCTGAAGCTATTGCTAAAATAATTGCTCAATTTTTATAAGAAACCTGAGTTCGGTTTTAGGAGTTAGGCGTTCGGAATTAAGAGTTACGCCACCTTTTTCATGGAGAAAGGGACAAACCTGAGTTCGGTGTTAGGAGTTCGGGGTTCGGAGTTCAGATTTTTTCAACGAAAGAATGAGGGTTGCCAGACTTCATTGAAAGGTAAGTTGTGCATAAATTCCCTTCTGTCAAACTCAGGTGACAAAGTTTAACAATCCTGACGGCAAAAGTTAAAGTTCTCTCTTGAATTCTTTGGTTATCCGTCATATATACGTGTTTTTGCGCTTAAATTTTAATTCCTGACACCGAACTCAGGTTACTTGTCATTCCGTAAGGTAATCCCACTAACGAAATTTCATATATTATAGTATAAACAACTCTTGTAAAAGATATATTTATACTATGAAGTCTATTGGTATTTTAGAAGCGTCTCGTTTACTCGAAATCAGTCGTCAACGCATACAACAATTAATTTACGCCAATCGAGTCAAAGGAGCTTATAAAACGAAGAAAGGTTGGCAAATTCCTCTTTATGGAGATATGCCTCGAATTATCAGAGGAAAAAGGGGAGCTAAAGGGACATGGAGAGTTAAAAGTCGCGTTAAACCGACAATTATTCATGTCAATAAACATATCATTGGGGCTAATCACCACAAAGAAGTTAAAGATCCGGTGATTGTTGTCAGGAAAGGCTCAAAAGTAACCTATTGTTCTCAAGTTTATTTTGAAGGAAGATGTCAAATTGTCTATCGGCCGGAGAATAAGAATCTTAACGGTGGGGCGAAGGTCTGGATAGAAGTTGATGCGACGACTAAGATTTTTATGGAGTCGCCGCTCCCCCAAAACAGTTGCCCTAGATAAAAACAAACAAGTTCCCCTAAAAATGCGTTCTTTATTAAGCTGTTGTGCATTTAAACAGGGTATTTAGTTTTTTAGGACAAAGGCTTAAACTCCTTCTCCGGTGCTCCCTTTGCTCCGGTGCTCCCCTGCAATCTCAACTAGCAATTTATATGCTTAACAGCTTAAACTGACCAACCCCAATGAGAAGAACTCATAAATAATAATAAAGAGACATACATTCCCCAAATAAGAACCGCAATGAATTGAGCATTTCGTTGCCAAATTAACATAGCTGTGGTACCAAATGTTAAAGCAACAGCCGCTAAATTAAGACTAACCAACCCTTGATCATGTAAATAACTCCAATCAAAGGGAAAATTTAGTAAAATTGTCAGACAAACTAAGGTAATTAATCCCGATAAAGCCAATAAAATAATAGCCCAAGACTGAGGATAAGAACGAGAACTCGGCCCATTATAAACTTCTGTCAATGCGATGCCTCCAGCTAAAGCTAAAGGAGGACATAAAGGAATTAAACATCTAATTGGTGAACCAGGGATTAATAAAAAGTTTAATAAATAAACAATACCCCAAAGAATAATAAGTTTAGCCCATCCCCACATTAAAGACTTCCTCGCTAACTGCCATCCATAAAAAGCAAAAATTAACCAAGGTAAAGAATATTTGACCATTTCCATGATGTAAAACAAACCATCAGTGGAAAACATTTTCCAGTTATTTTGTAAAGGTTTCAGAAACATTTCTTGACCAAAAGATTGACCATAGTATGCCCATTGAACCCCATACCAACTCATAGCTGGCAGTAACCCTAAACTCATTCCAGCCCAAAAATAGCGACTGCTTAAGAGTCGGGGAATATCCCAAGCCAAAAACAGAAAAATAGTTAATCCTAAGAGTCCCCCAATCGTTCCTTGAGTTAAGAGTAAACCGCTTAAACTTAGACCTACTCCTAAAGACCAACGTAAATTACGACGCGATCGCAAAAGACAAAAAACTGTTAAGATTTCCCAAAAAAGGATGACTCCATCCATCATGCCTAATCTTCCCTGATGAATAACGGGAAACAAAGTCAGATAAATCAAAGCTGATAATAAAGCAGGAAGACGCTTGACAAAAATTTCTCGTCCCACACCATACAAAAGAGGAACAGAAATAGCCCCTAAAAATGCTCCAGGGAAACGAGTCGTCCACTCAGTCATTTGGTCGCATAGATAGGCCAAAGAAATCAAAAACGGCCCTAAAAATGGATATTGATGGTAAGGTTCACCCCCCAGAGTAGGAAACAGCCATCCCCCTGATAGGAGAGGATATTGTCCTATTTCTTGAGCAATCTTAGCGATAATGGTTTCCTCTGGATTTAGTAGCGGTAAATTGCCCAAATTAAAGGTAAATAAGAGGAAAGCAGCTAAAAATAATCCGCCCAAAAAGAATAACTCACGCCAACGTTCTCCTTGGCGTGATGGAGTCTGGGAACTATAGGAAAAAAACGTCAGATTATCCATTTTATGGGTTAATTTAGTGTGAGGAATAAGAACTAAAAAGAATGAGATTGTGAGCTTCTATTAATCTTCTTTAATAATTTCTCTTTGGGGGCCAATGGCATAAAAAGTTTGCATAGAATTATCACTAAAATCATAATCACTATTGTCGCAAGGCCGCCAAGAAATGCCATTATAGCTAGTATATCTATCTTGAGTCACACACAATTGAACTTTTTGAACTCCCTCTTCTTTTAACTGTGGACGTTCAACAACTTCATCTCGATTAACTTGTACATAGGTATACCAATCATCAGGGTGTAACAGACATTCCCCTGGTTCTACCATCCACCATCCTTTAGCCACCCAAACATTATCTTTATTAAGATAAGCAGCAGAAACCTGAAGTAATTGATTTCTATAGTTGCATAATTCTCCAGCTTGGGCCGTTTTAGGAGAGAAGACAGACTCACCCAAAACCATGCCTAGAATAGCCAAAGATAATAACACCCATTGATTTTTCATGGCTTTTTCTCCTCAAAACCCAATATTTTAACTGAACTTTAAGTAAATTTTAGCAAGAAAAAAACGGGGGGTTATCAGGTTTTATCTTTTATTATTCTTAAAATAAGCCTCCATCACCTGTTTTACCATGGGGCCGGCCGTCGAACCACCGCCACCCCCTGTATGTTCCCCAAAAGCCACCACCACAATAGTCGGATTATCAAAAGGTGCAAACCCACCAAACCAAGTATGAGATTCACCAGGGGGGGCTTCGGCTGTGCCACTTTTTCCACCAACAGGGGGCAAATTCGGCACATTTAGGGCTTTACCTGTACCTTCTGCTACTACGGCCCGTAATCCTTCCCGTAGGGTTTTAATCGTGGTCGGTTTAAGATGGAGGGAAGTACGCCACTTATTAGTATCTTGATTATTATCAAAAAAGTGAGGTTTGACTCGATAACCCCCATTAGCCGGAACTGCAAACATTACCGCCACTTGTAGGGGACTTGCTTGAGTAAATCCTTGACCAATGGACATATTCACCGTGTCTCCATCAGTCCATTCCCAATTGTAGTTTTTTCGTTTCCAAGCGTCATCAGCAATTAATCCTGGTGCTTCTTCGTCTAATTCAATACCTGTCGCTTTGCCAAACCCGTATAGACGGGCCCATTTAATTAAGGTAGGCCCTCCCACTCCTCGGCCAATTTGTCCATGAAACGTATTACTACTCCAAGCTAAGGCCCGTACATAACCCATGGGGCCAAATCCGGCCCGGTTCCATTCTCCAAAGGCCGTACCGCCAACATTCAGATAAGCAAAGGTATTTAAGATGGTATTGGGGGGATATTTGCCAGATTCCATCCCGGCCGTTGCTGTGACGAGTTTAAAGGTAGAAGCAGGGGGAAAACCTCGTAAAGCTCGATTAACAAAAGGATTACCTTTACTTTGCACCTGTTTCCAAATTTTAGGGGTAATTTGACTAGAAAAGACATTAGGATCAAAAGAGGGATTACTAACCATAGCTAATACTCCTCCAGTTTGGGGATTAATGGCGACAATTGCCCCTTTACGGTCGCCTAAGGCCGCTTCTGCTGCTCTTTGTGCGTCTAAATCCAGGGTGAGGGTGACATCTTTGCCGGGTTGGCCCACTTTCTGCCCTAAGACTTTCATTACTTTTCCTGCACCATCTACCTCTAATTGAATACCTCCCCATTCTCCCCGTAATTGTTGCTCATAAGCCTTTTCTACCCCCATTTTGCCCACAATATCCCCTAGACGATAGCCTTCGGCCTGACGTTTTTTTAATTCTTCGGCGTTAAGCTCTCCGGTATATCCTAAAACATGGGCCCCCATCGCTTTATTGGGGTAATCTCTGACGGTTTCGATATCGACTTCAAGTCCGTTGAGTTCGGTTTTGAATTCTTCTAGGGCCGTAATTTGGGCTGGGTTAAGACTTCGAGCGATACGGATTAAAGTAGGGGAATTATAGCCAGCTTGTTCAATTCTGCTTTGAATACTTTCTTCGGGGATAGATAACAGTTGAGATAGATATTTTAAGTTTTTGGGCCAATCTGGTTGTTTTACCACAATAGGCCACAAATAAGCTGCATGAGTCAGACGAGTTGAGGCTAAAACCCGTCCTTTGCGATCAAATATATTACCCCGAACTGGAGGTTTAGGAACAATACGAATACGGTTATTTTCTGCTTTATCTCGATAAATATGTCCTTGCCATAGTTGTAGAACAGCTAAACGGGTTCCAATAGCTCCCAACAAAATCAGACTCACTAATAACATAATGTAAAGGGGCTGACGTTTCTGGCCAATGGTTCTATTGGTTTTTTGTTGTCGGACATCATAGAAACCGTAGCTGTCAGTGGATATAGAGGTATGTAGTTTAGAGTGAGAATTTTGGGTAAGCCGCATATCACCTATTGAATGATCATTAAGGTACTAGGATAGCCTTTTTCACATAACCATCGCTTTAATTCTAGAAGACCGATGATTTAAAAAGTTCGGCGTTGCTCAATTAAGGTATGATTTTTATCTCGCGCTCCCGACAAGGCAATCGCTGTAAAAAATTAATAACGGATTTCCAAAGACATAATGGTGATTCAATCAGAGGTGTATGGCTTGTTTCTAAAATTATTAATTTTGCATCTGGAATTGAGGTTACAAGGGACGAAGCAAGTTTTGAATATTTCTGGTCTCTAGAACCAGCAATTACCAAACAGCGCACTTTAAGCTCTGATAATTGATCCCAAACAGAAGGCATTATCCCAGTATTAAAGTATTTTAGACTGCAAGCCAAACCTGATTTTTGAATGGGTAAACGCTTTTGTATTTCTTGAGCAATAAAATCTGTACCTCGTTCAGTAATACCTTGAAAAAGTGGTTGTGATAACCATTGATTTAAAAACTCAATAGGCTCTAAACTGAGAATTTTTTGAGCTAGTTGGTTATCTGCCCTTATTCGCTCTGAGCGAATAGTTTGATCTTCAATCCCAGCCGTTGTAGATACTAGAATTAGAGATTGAATTTGAGCCAGATTTTTGAGGGCAAATTGTAGAGCTAGTCGTCCACCCATTGAATAGCCAAATAAATGAAACTTATTTAGACCTAAAGAAGACAACCATTCTTTTAGTAATTTAACCTGTGCCTCAGTATCAAACGCAGTGGCAGCTTCTAACACTTTTGTTTTTCCGTGTCCAGGCAAGTCAGGAATTAAACATCGGTAGTTATGAAAAATTTCTTCTGGCAAGTTTAAAAAGCTATGACTGCTATGAGTAAAACCATGTAAAAATACAATAGTTTCTTTTTTTTTTGACAAGAATCAAGGTAATAAAAATGACCTAGATTATTTTTATGGCAACAGCCTTGTAAGTCATTATGAATTAAATTATTGATATTATATGTTTCAATTTTCATCAGTTATTGGGGACTTATTTTTGCTAATTTTTGGATAAATTATCCAATTTGAATAGGAGTTTTTATTTTATCAAAATATTTCATTATTTGCAAAAAAGTGCCGATTT carries:
- a CDS encoding lipid-A-disaccharide synthase-related protein, with protein sequence MLKKQVLFISNGHGEDLNASLILQALVKISPKFRVSAMPLVGKGNPYRRLGVDLITQTQTLPSGGIFYMNPLTLLQDLSAGLIKLTIEQIRTLLNYSPQCDLIVAVGDIFPITMAYITGRPYVAFIVSTSSFYEGKIRLPLITEWCLRSRRCLAVFTRDSFTAKDLQKRGMKKAIFAGYPIMDVLTPTGQDLGLKPNSPVIALLPGSRLPEALDNLTLQLRVCQILDQLEEFQFRVALVPSITETQLEGLANQQGWDYYSPGKLIKKEDNKTIIVDCYYHAFADILDHCDLAIGMAGTAVEQVVGLGKPVIQLPGKGPQFTYAFAEAQMRLLGTSVITIGKNPNNPAIFNQAAHKIQEVLKDTNYLKNCIKNGDERVGKKGGSEAIAKIIAQFL
- a CDS encoding ArnT family glycosyltransferase; translated protein: MDNLTFFSYSSQTPSRQGERWRELFFLGGLFLAAFLLFTFNLGNLPLLNPEETIIAKIAQEIGQYPLLSGGWLFPTLGGEPYHQYPFLGPFLISLAYLCDQMTEWTTRFPGAFLGAISVPLLYGVGREIFVKRLPALLSALIYLTLFPVIHQGRLGMMDGVILFWEILTVFCLLRSRRNLRWSLGVGLSLSGLLLTQGTIGGLLGLTIFLFLAWDIPRLLSSRYFWAGMSLGLLPAMSWYGVQWAYYGQSFGQEMFLKPLQNNWKMFSTDGLFYIMEMVKYSLPWLIFAFYGWQLARKSLMWGWAKLIILWGIVYLLNFLLIPGSPIRCLIPLCPPLALAGGIALTEVYNGPSSRSYPQSWAIILLALSGLITLVCLTILLNFPFDWSYLHDQGLVSLNLAAVALTFGTTAMLIWQRNAQFIAVLIWGMYVSLLLFMSSSHWGWSV
- a CDS encoding DUF1036 domain-containing protein, which translates into the protein MKNQWVLLSLAILGMVLGESVFSPKTAQAGELCNYRNQLLQVSAAYLNKDNVWVAKGWWMVEPGECLLHPDDWYTYVQVNRDEVVERPQLKEEGVQKVQLCVTQDRYTSYNGISWRPCDNSDYDFSDNSMQTFYAIGPQREIIKED
- the mrdA gene encoding penicillin-binding protein 2 — protein: MRLTQNSHSKLHTSISTDSYGFYDVRQQKTNRTIGQKRQPLYIMLLVSLILLGAIGTRLAVLQLWQGHIYRDKAENNRIRIVPKPPVRGNIFDRKGRVLASTRLTHAAYLWPIVVKQPDWPKNLKYLSQLLSIPEESIQSRIEQAGYNSPTLIRIARSLNPAQITALEEFKTELNGLEVDIETVRDYPNKAMGAHVLGYTGELNAEELKKRQAEGYRLGDIVGKMGVEKAYEQQLRGEWGGIQLEVDGAGKVMKVLGQKVGQPGKDVTLTLDLDAQRAAEAALGDRKGAIVAINPQTGGVLAMVSNPSFDPNVFSSQITPKIWKQVQSKGNPFVNRALRGFPPASTFKLVTATAGMESGKYPPNTILNTFAYLNVGGTAFGEWNRAGFGPMGYVRALAWSSNTFHGQIGRGVGGPTLIKWARLYGFGKATGIELDEEAPGLIADDAWKRKNYNWEWTDGDTVNMSIGQGFTQASPLQVAVMFAVPANGGYRVKPHFFDNNQDTNKWRTSLHLKPTTIKTLREGLRAVVAEGTGKALNVPNLPPVGGKSGTAEAPPGESHTWFGGFAPFDNPTIVVVAFGEHTGGGGGSTAGPMVKQVMEAYFKNNKR
- a CDS encoding alpha/beta fold hydrolase; protein product: MSKKKETIVFLHGFTHSSHSFLNLPEEIFHNYRCLIPDLPGHGKTKVLEAATAFDTEAQVKLLKEWLSSLGLNKFHLFGYSMGGRLALQFALKNLAQIQSLILVSTTAGIEDQTIRSERIRADNQLAQKILSLEPIEFLNQWLSQPLFQGITERGTDFIAQEIQKRLPIQKSGLACSLKYFNTGIMPSVWDQLSELKVRCLVIAGSRDQKYSKLASSLVTSIPDAKLIILETSHTPLIESPLCLWKSVINFLQRLPCREREIKIIP